Proteins encoded together in one Ipomoea triloba cultivar NCNSP0323 chromosome 4, ASM357664v1 window:
- the LOC116015170 gene encoding shewanella-like protein phosphatase 1: MATSLSLRCSLPPLLPSNGSSSSQSLPRKPVDSLALYSGNGSLGSLKPIVVNGDPPTFVSAPGRRIIAVGDLHGDLDKARQAFEMAGVLSSDGLWIGGETVLVQLGDILDRGEDELAILSLLRSMDIQAKAHGGAVFQVNGNHETMNVEGDFRYVDSGAFDECVYFLEYLEEYGRDWEKAFPCWFAECHRWKRERKMSQSYWDSWSLVKRQKGVIARSILLKPGGPLASELSRHGVILKVDDWLFCHGGTLPHHVAYGIERINREVSRWMRGLSDGEDRPEIPFIATRGYDSVVWSRLYSRGNPHIENYQNNQIQSILEETLRAVGAKAMVVGHTPQPMGANCKYNCSIWCIDVGMSSGVLDSMPEVLEIRDNKARVIRSKRDMFSELQAIDYT, translated from the exons ATGGCCACTTCTCTGTCTCTAAGGTGTTCGTTACCTCCATTGCTACCCTCTAATGGCAGCAGTTCTTCGCAATCACTACCCAGAAAACCAGTAGACAGCTTAGCTCTGTACAGCGGTAATGGCAGCTTGGGGAGCTTAAAGCCGATAGTAGTCAATGGCGATCCGCCCACTTTCGTCTCGGCTCCTGGCCGAAGAATCATTGCCG TTGGGGATTTGCATGGAGATCTTGATAAGGCAAGGCAGGCGTTTGAGATGGCGGGTGTTCTGAGTTCTGATGGTCTATGGATCGGTGGTGAAACG GTGTTGGTTCAGCTTGGAGATATACTGGATCGTGGAGAAGATGAACTGGCAATTTTATCCTTGTTGAGGTCAATGGATATCCAGGCAAAAGCTCATGGTGGAGCAGTTTTCCAG GTTAATGGAAATCACGAGACCATGAATGTAGAGGGGGACTTCCGATATGTTGATTCTGGGGCGTTCGACGAGTGTGTGTACTTCCTGGAATACTTGGAGGAATATGGACGCGACTGGGAAAAGGCTTTTCCTTGTTGGTTTGCCGAGTGTCATAGATGGAAACGGGAAAGGAAGATGTCTCAGAGTTATTGGGATTCCTGGTCTTTGGTAAAG CGGCAAAAAGGTGTAATAGCAAGATCAATCCTTCTAAAGCCCGGTGGTCCATTAGCCTCTGAGTTATCACGACATGGTGTGATCCTCAAAGTCGATGACTGGCTCTTCTGCCATGGTGGCACTCTCCCTCATCATG TTGCATATGGCATAGAGAGAATTAACAGAGAAGTCTCGCGTTGGATGAGAGGTCTTAGCGATGGAGAAGACCGTCCAGAGATCCCTTTCATCGCCACCAGAGGCTATGACAGTGTTGTATGGAGCCGGCTGTACTCCAGAGGCAATCCACATATAGAAAACTACCAAAATAATCAG ATCCAATCTATTCTCGAAGAGACACTCCGGGCTGTAGGTGCTAAAGCAATGGTTGTGGGACACACGCCACAACCTATGGGAGCGAATTG CAAATATAACTGTAGCATATGGTGCATTGATGTGGGAATGTCAAGTGGAGTTCTCGACTCAATGCCTGAG GTTCTCGAAATCAGGGATAATAAAGCGAGGGTGATAAGGAGCAAAAGGGATATGTTCAGTGAACTTCAGGCCATTGATTACACATAG
- the LOC116016863 gene encoding uncharacterized protein LOC116016863 — MHAFLRHHHSPLLRFSSSSSTASLAHSNSTMTASSLVLPTLPIGKRSRSSPGFHRSSTCLGFRNGACRSFRPVDFGKSRVSMSVSVGSHVAVEDSLFTDYKPSLAFLFPGQGAQAVGMGTESQKVPAAAELYKRANEILGFDLLDICVNGPKEKLDSTVISQPAIYVTSLAAVEILRAREGGQQIIDSVDVTCGLSLGEYTALAFAGSFSFEDGLKLVKLRGEAMQDAADAAQGAMVSIIGLDSEKVQQLCDAANEEVDEADKVQIANFLCPGNYAVSGGVKGVEAVEAKAKSFKARMAVRLAVAGAFHTGFMEPAVSRLEAALAATELRTPRIPVISNVDAQPHSDPETIKKILARQVTSPVQWETTVKTLLTKGLNKSYELGPGKVIAGIVKRVNKGADIENIAA; from the exons ATGCATGCTTTCCTCCGCCACCACCACTCTCCACTCCTTCGTTTCAGTTCTTCTTCCTCAACTGCCTCGCTAGCTCACTCAAACTCCACAATGACCGCTTCATCTCTGGTGCTCCCCACGCTTCCCATCGGCAAGCGCAGTCGCAGCTCGCCGGGATTCCACCGGAGCTCGACTTGTTTGGGCTTTAGAAATGGGGCCTGCCGGAGTTTCCGCCCCGTAGATTTTGGCAAGTCTAGGGTTTCCATGAGTGTCTCTGTTGGATCTCACGTCGCTGTTGAGGATTCCCTGTTCACGGATTATAAGCCCTCTCTTGCATTTCTGTTCCCCGGCCAG GGTGCCCAAGCAGTGGGAATGGGCACAGAGTCTCAGAAGGTACCAGCAGCTGCTGAATTATACAAAAGAGCAAATGAAATTTTGGG GTTTGACCTTTTGGATATTTGTGTAAATGGACCAAAAGAGAAGCTAGATTCTACTGTCATAAGTCAG CCAGCTATCTACGTCACAAGCCTAGCTGCTGTTGAGATACTCCGGGCTCGTGAAGGAGGCCAGCAAATAATTGATTCTGTTGATGTCACATGCGGTCTGAGCCTGGGAGAATACACAGCTCTTGCATTTGCAGGATCTTTCAG CTTTGAGGATGGTCTTAAGCTAGTAAAACTACGAGGAGAAGCCATGCAG GATGCCGCTGATGCTGCACAAGGTGCAATGGTTAGTATCATCGGGCTGGACTCTGAAAAGGTCCAACAACTATGCGATGCAGCCAatgaagaagttgatgaagCCGACAAAGTTCAGATTGCGAATTTCTTATGCCCT GGAAATTATGCCGTCTCTGGAGGTGTGAAAGGAGTGGAAGCAGTAGAGGCAAAGGCAAAGTCATTCAAAGCTCGAATGGCG GTGCGCCTAGCTGTTGCCGGTGCTTTCCACACTGGTTTTATGGAGCCAGCTGTGTCAAGACTGGAAGCCGCTTTGGCAGCAACAGAACTCAGAACTCCCAGAATACCAGTTATATCAAACGTTGATGCACAGCCACATTCAGATCCCGAGACAATCAAGAAAATATTGGCACGCCAG GTGACTTCCCCGGTTCAATGGGAGACAACAGTAAAGACACTCCTAACGAAAGGCCTGAACAAGAGCTATGAGTTAGGACCTGGAAAG GTTATTGCTGGCATTGTGAAGAGGGTGAACAAGGGTGCCGATATTGAGAACATTGCAGCCTAA
- the LOC116015643 gene encoding UDP-glycosyltransferase 87A2-like yields the protein MSSRVDPDFSLHIVAIPFPGRGHVNPLMNLCKIIAMARPEFLITFVVTEEWLGFLSSDYDDDAKPANLRFGAIHNVIPSELIRAKVYSDFLEAVHTKMEAPIDLLLDSLAPEASVIIYDLFLSWVVGIGSRRNIPVASFWTQSPTVFSLAYHYQLLLHNGHVDADLAEKGNEVVDYIPGVSSMLVKDLPQVFHGKPPGPAMRSLLLWAFSAAQKAQYLLFTSVAELESTAIEALRAKLQTPIYSIGSAIPYFNTNYTDQSCGPDYLTWLDAQPACSVLYISQGSFLSLSAEQLEEIVAGVYESGVRFFWVARESTEQLRERGGGKQGLIVPWCDQLRVLRHRSVGGFWTHCGWNSIKEGAFAGVPFLAFPIFHDQLTNSKQIVEDWKIGWSVRKINNSDGGIVKRGEIAQLVRRFMDCECDNESKELRRRAKLVGEMCRESTESGLAKRDLQTFIEDVLRNRNS from the exons atGAGTTCACGGGTTGACCCGGATTTCTCACTGCACATAGTTGCCATACCGTTCCCGGGAAGAGGCCATGTCAATCCCTTGATGAACCTTTGCAAGATCATAGCCATGGCGAGACCCGAATTTCTCATCACCTTCGTCGTCACTGAAGAGTGGCTCGGATTCCTCAGCTccgattatgatgatgatgctaAGCCGGCGAACCTTCGGTTTGGCGCCATACATAACGTCATTCCTTCTGAGCTCATCCGAGCCAAAGTTTACAGTGATTTCCTGGAAGCCGTGCATACGAAAATGGAAGCTCCCATCGACCTTCTTCTTGACAGTCTTGCGCCGGAGGCAAGCGTTATTATCTATGACCTATTTTTGAGCTGGGTGGTGGGTATTGGGAGTCGGAGGAATATTCCGGTGGCGTCTTTTTGGACCCAGTCTCCCACGGTGTTCTCCCTTGCGTATCATTATCAACTGCTTCTCCACAACGGGCATGTTGATGCCGATTTGGCCG AGAAAGGAAATGAAGTGGTGGACTACATCCCTGGAGTTTCTTCCATGCTTGTGAAGGATCTTCCGCAAGTATTCCATGGCAAACCTCCAGGTCCAGCTATGCGTTCGCTTCTTCTTTGGGCTTTCTCTGCTGCACAGAAAGCGCAATACCTTCTGTTCACTTCTGTTGCAGAATTGGAATCCACCGCCATTGAAGCTCTCAGGGCTAAACTTCAAACACCTATTTATTCCATCGGCTCTGCAATACCATACTTCAATACTAACTATACTGACCAAAGCTGCGGCCCAGATTACCTGACCTGGCTCGATGCTCAACCCGCGTGTTCTGTGTTGTATATTTCTCAGGGaagctttctctctctttcagCTGAGCAGTTGGAAGAGATCGTAGCCGGCGTCTATGAAAGCGGAGTTCGTTTCTTCTGGGTGGCGCGTGAAAGCACGGAGCAGCTGAGGGAGAGAGGCGGTGGCAAGCAGGGGTTAATAGTGCCGTGGTGTGATCAACTGAGGGTGTTGCGCCACCGCTCTGTGGGCGGGTTTTGGACGCATTGCGGGTGGAATTCCATCAAAGAAGGGGCGTTCGCCGGCGTTCCTTTTCTTGCTTTTCCGATATTTCATGATCAGCTTACAAACAGCAAGCAGATTGTGGAAGATTGGAAGATTGGGTGGAGTGTGAGGAAGATTAATAATAGTGATGGTGGTATAGTGAAAAGAGGAGAGATTGCGCAACTTGTGAGGAGATTTATGGATTGTGAGTGCGATAATGAAAGTAAAGAATTGAGGAGAAGAGCAAAGCTGGTTGGAGAGATGTGCAGAGAGTCGACAGAAAGCGGATTGGCTAAGCGCGATCTTCAAACATTCATTGAGGATGTTTTAAGAAACCGCAATTCCTAA
- the LOC116016164 gene encoding UDP-glycosyltransferase 87A2-like, with the protein MGSRVDPDFSLHIVAIPFPGRGHVNPLLNLCKIIAMARPEFLITFVVTEEWLGFLSSDYDDDAKPENLRFGAIHNVIPSELIRAKVYTDFQEAVYTEMEAPVDRLLDSLAASVIIYDLLLWWVVGIGSRRNIPVASFWPQSPTMFSLAYLYQLLLVNGHVDADLAEKGDEMVDYIPGVSSMLVKDLPHIFHAKPPGPAMRPHLLRAFSAAHKAQYLLFTSVAELESTAIEALRPKLQTPIYSIGSAIPYFNTNYTDQSCGPDYLTWLDAQPACSVLYISQGSFLSLSAEQLEEIVAGVQDSGVRFFWVARENTERLRERGGKKGLIVPWCDQLRVLCHRSVGGFWTHCGWNSIKEGAFAGVPFLAFPIGLDQLTNSKQIVEDWKIELGGV; encoded by the exons atGGGTTCACGGGTTGACCCGGATTTCTCATTGCACATTGTTGCCATACCGTTCCCAGGAAGAGGCCATGTGAATCCCTTGTTGAACCTTTGCAAGATCATAGCCATGGCGCGACCAGAATTTCTCATCACCTTCGTCGTCACTGAAGAGTGGCTCGGATTCCTCAGCTccgattatgatgatgatgctaAGCCGGAGAACCTTCGATTTGGCGCCATACATAACGTCATTCCTTCGGAGCTGATCCGAGCGAAAGTTTATACTGATTTCCAGGAAGCCGTGTATACGGAAATGGAAGCTCCCGTCGACCGTCTTCTTGACAGTCTTGCGGCGAGTGTTATTATCTATGACCTATTATTGTGGTGGGTGGTGGGTATTGGGAGTCGGAGGAATATTCCGGTGGCGTCTTTTTGGCCCCAGTCTCCCACCATGTTCTCTCTTGCGTATCTTTATCAACTGCTTCTCGTCAACGGGCATGTTGATGCCGATTTGGCCG AGAAAGGAGATGAAATGGTGGACTACATCCCTGGAGTTTCTTCCATGCTTGTCAAGGATCTTCCGCATATATTCCATGCCAAACCTCCAGGTCCAGCTATGCGTCCCCATCTTCTTAGGGCTTTCTCTGCTGCACACAAAGCGCAATACCTTCTGTTCACTTCTGTCGCGGAACTGGAATCCACCGCCATTGAAGCTCTCAGACCTAAACTTCAAACCCCTATTTATTCCATCGGCTCTGCAATACCTTACTTCAATACTAACTATACTGACCAAAGCTGCGGCCCAGATTACCTGACCTGGCTTGATGCTCAACCCGCGTGTTCTGTGTTGTATATTTCTCAGGGAAGCTTTCTCTCACTTTCAGCTGAGCAGTTGGAAGAGATCGTCGCCGGAGTTCAAGACAGCGGAGTTCGTTTCTTCTGGGTGGCGCGTGAAAACACGGAGCGGCTGAGGGAGAGAGGTGGCAAGAAGGGGTTAATAG TGCCGTGGTGTGATCAACTGAGGGTGTTGTGCCACCGCTCTGTGGGGGGGTTTTGGACACATTGCGGGTGGAACTCCATCAAAGAAGGAGCGTTCGCCGGCGTTCCTTTTCTTGCTTTTCCGATAGGGCTTGATCAGCTTACAAACAGCAAGCAGATTGTGGAAGATTGGAAGATTGAATTGGGTGGAGTGTGA
- the LOC116014843 gene encoding UDP-glycosyltransferase 87A2-like, whose amino-acid sequence MGDQKFSDHIVAIPFPGRGHINPLMNLCKIIAMAKPQVVITFVVTQEWQGFLSSDAMPENVRFGCIPNVLPSETIRSKDYPCFIRAVYTDMEAPVDRLLDAVEAPAASVIISDVLLTWALGVGNRRNIPVASFWCVSVTVFSLCFHRQLLVVNGHFDANLSEKGEEVVDYIPGVSSMLVKDLPPTFHCKSPPGLAVRSHFLGAFSAAQRAQYLLFTSIAELESPAIEALRAKHQTPIYSIGSAIPYFYSNQSCPDY is encoded by the exons ATGGGGGACCAGAAATTCTCCGACCACATAGTTGCCATACCGTTCCCAGGAAGAGGCCACATCAACCCGTTGATGAACCTGTGCAAGATCATAGCCATGGCGAAACCCCAAGTTGTGATCACCTTCGTGGTCACCCAAGAGTGGCAGGGTTTCCTCAGCTCCGACGCCATGCCGGAAAACGTCCGGTTTGGGTGTATTCCCAATGTTCTACCTTCCGAGACTATCCGCTCCAAAGATTATCCCTGCTTCATCCGTGCCGTCTATACGGATATGGAAGCTCCCGTTGACCGCCTTCTTGACGCTGTCGAGGCGCCGGCGGCTAGCGTTATTATCTCCGACGTGCTCTTGACGTGGGCACTGGGTGTCGGAAACCGGAGGAATATTCCGGTGGCGAGTTTTTGGTGCGTGTCTGTCACGGTGTTCTCTCTTTGTTTTCATCGCCAATTGCTTGTCGTGAATGGGCATTTTGATGCGAATTTGTCTG agaaaggagaagaagtgGTGGACTACATCCCTGGAGTTTCTTCCATGCTTGTGAAGGATCTTCCACCAACATTCCATTGCAAATCACCTCCAGGTCTAGCTGTGCGTTCTCATTTTCTTGGTGCTTTCTCAGCAGCACAGAGAGCGCAATACCTTCTGTTCACTTCTATTGCAGAATTGGAAAGTCCCGCCATTGAAGCTCTCAGAGCTAAACATCAAACCCCTATTTATTCCATCGGCTCTGCAATACCTTACTTCTATAGCAACCAAAGCTGCCCAGATTACTGA